A single window of Microbispora hainanensis DNA harbors:
- a CDS encoding indolepyruvate ferredoxin oxidoreductase subunit alpha — protein sequence MTLVNSRVDVPVTIDESLCIEGCTLCVDVCPLDSLAIHEVSGKAYMHVDECWYCGPCADRCPADAVTVNIPYLLR from the coding sequence ATGACCCTGGTCAATAGCCGCGTCGACGTGCCCGTCACGATCGACGAGTCGCTGTGCATCGAGGGCTGCACGTTGTGCGTGGACGTGTGCCCGCTCGACTCGCTGGCCATCCACGAGGTCAGCGGCAAGGCGTACATGCACGTGGACGAGTGCTGGTATTGCGGCCCCTGCGCCGACCGGTGCCCCGCGGACGCGGTCACGGTGAACATCCCCTACCTGCTTCGATAG
- a CDS encoding lanthionine synthetase LanC family protein, whose amino-acid sequence MAGRWIRTAAVDDEDGRRWRANPDPYGRHATPGEPASLHSGAAGIVLFFLELAAGTGHDAYLEDARAGARYLASAWRRQSDVSLHHGLAGSVLALTEAGWALGEERFESMAVAAADRIVRSARAFDDGGIGWSGDVTLRGDGGVVLGLLRAAAALGVPAYEEMAVEAGRRIARLTLPRERPAACPALSAEAAPPGFLAGTAGTAFLLARLYGATGEEAFLDAARRGAHLVRRAAVLTGESAAVTDHLGYCSGSAGIARMFYELYRVSGDTADLEWVRRLAKGVRESGAPFRQTAGLWNIACQCCGTAGLIELYVGLWAATGEQEHLEFARRLADHLIGRATGYDDRGYRWYQAYRRQRPGEVSADTGYLTGAAGIGAALLHLDAAGQADRPRRVILLPDNPFPPIPVPAVALRRPAG is encoded by the coding sequence ATGGCAGGACGGTGGATCCGTACGGCCGCCGTCGACGACGAGGACGGCAGGCGATGGCGGGCCAACCCCGACCCGTACGGCCGGCACGCGACGCCCGGCGAGCCCGCGTCCCTCCACTCCGGCGCGGCCGGGATCGTGCTGTTCTTCCTGGAACTCGCCGCGGGGACCGGGCACGACGCCTACCTGGAGGACGCCCGCGCCGGGGCCCGCTACCTCGCGTCGGCCTGGCGGCGGCAGTCCGACGTGTCGCTCCACCACGGCCTCGCCGGTAGCGTCCTCGCGCTGACCGAGGCCGGATGGGCGCTCGGCGAGGAGCGTTTCGAGAGCATGGCGGTCGCGGCGGCCGACAGGATCGTCAGGAGCGCCCGCGCGTTCGACGACGGCGGCATCGGCTGGTCGGGAGACGTCACGCTGCGCGGTGACGGCGGCGTCGTGCTGGGGCTGCTGCGCGCCGCGGCGGCGCTCGGCGTGCCGGCCTACGAGGAGATGGCCGTCGAGGCCGGACGGCGGATCGCGCGGCTGACCCTGCCCCGGGAGCGGCCCGCCGCGTGCCCGGCCCTGTCCGCGGAGGCGGCCCCGCCCGGCTTCCTGGCCGGAACGGCCGGCACCGCCTTCCTCCTCGCCCGCCTGTACGGCGCGACGGGCGAGGAGGCGTTCCTCGACGCGGCCCGCCGCGGAGCGCACCTCGTCAGGAGGGCCGCCGTGCTGACCGGGGAGAGCGCGGCCGTCACCGACCACCTGGGCTACTGCTCCGGCTCCGCCGGGATCGCGCGCATGTTCTACGAGCTGTATCGGGTGAGCGGCGACACTGCCGACCTGGAGTGGGTGCGGCGGCTGGCCAAGGGAGTGCGGGAGTCCGGCGCGCCCTTCCGGCAGACGGCGGGGCTGTGGAACATCGCCTGCCAGTGCTGCGGCACCGCCGGGCTGATCGAGCTGTACGTGGGGTTATGGGCGGCGACGGGGGAGCAGGAGCATCTGGAGTTCGCCCGCAGGCTCGCCGACCACCTGATCGGCCGGGCGACCGGCTACGACGACAGGGGATACCGCTGGTATCAGGCGTACCGGCGGCAGCGCCCCGGCGAGGTGTCGGCCGACACCGGCTACCTGACCGGGGCGGCGGGGATAGGGGCGGCTCTGCTGCACCTGGACGCGGCGGGACAGGCGGACCGGCCGCGCCGCGTGATCCTGCTGCCCGACAACCCTTTCCCGCCCATTCCCGTGCCGGCCGTCGCCCTGCGGAGGCCGGCCGGCTGA
- a CDS encoding ABC transporter ATP-binding protein — protein sequence MSAPTVEAARVDAGLAIRLEGVSLGYGRHAVLEDLRLDIAPGEVLVIVGPSGSGKSTVLRAIAGLLAPRAGRVLAEGVEVTGPSSDRAMVFQDDALLPWRTVLRNVELPLRIRGVPRRERRAAAESWIARVGLAGCEDRLPRELSGGMRQRVQLARSLAGAPRAVLMDEPFGALDAQTRAGMQRLLLDVLRDTLATVVFVTHDVDEALLLADRVVVLGRREGHGDIATVLSVPHPRTPDIDRAGLRARIIEEL from the coding sequence ATGAGCGCTCCCACCGTGGAGGCCGCCCGCGTGGACGCCGGGCTCGCCATCCGGCTGGAGGGCGTGTCGCTCGGCTACGGGCGGCACGCCGTGCTGGAGGACCTGCGCCTCGACATCGCCCCCGGCGAGGTCCTGGTGATCGTCGGCCCGTCCGGTTCGGGCAAGTCCACCGTGCTCCGCGCGATCGCCGGCCTGCTGGCGCCGCGCGCGGGGCGGGTCCTGGCCGAGGGCGTGGAGGTCACCGGGCCCTCGTCCGACCGCGCCATGGTCTTCCAGGACGACGCGCTGCTGCCCTGGCGCACGGTCCTGCGCAACGTCGAGCTGCCGCTGCGCATCCGCGGCGTGCCGAGGCGGGAGCGCAGGGCGGCCGCCGAGAGCTGGATCGCCCGCGTCGGCCTCGCCGGCTGCGAGGACCGGCTGCCCCGGGAACTGTCCGGCGGCATGCGGCAGCGGGTGCAGCTCGCCCGGTCGCTGGCGGGCGCGCCGCGCGCGGTGCTCATGGACGAGCCCTTCGGCGCGCTCGACGCGCAGACCCGGGCCGGGATGCAGCGCCTGCTGCTCGACGTGCTCCGCGACACGCTCGCCACGGTCGTCTTCGTCACCCACGACGTGGACGAGGCGCTGCTGCTCGCCGACCGGGTCGTCGTGCTCGGGCGTCGAGAAGGACACGGCGACATCGCGACCGTCCTGAGCGTGCCGCACCCGCGCACCCCCGACATCGACCGCGCCGGGCTGCGTGCCCGCATCATCGAGGAGCTGTGA
- a CDS encoding ABC transporter permease, translating into MSTPALDATLGPGAPAVESADAAPPGTGRTRTAAGLRGWAVRLASLAAVVAVWQWLTATDARVGLRFDRLPSPTEVAAEFGRQLGTGIYYLDLAQSLIRILTGFALAAVVGIALGVLVARSRWAGDLLLPPIEVVRPIPAIALVPIAILVFPTDEQGIVFITFAAAFFPIMVSTRHAVRALPTLWEDAVRTMGGGRVHVLWNVVLPGTLPGVFGGLSVGMGVAWICVISAEMISGEFGVGYRTWHAYTVVDYPAVLVGMASIGVLGWVASASIELLGRRLTRWLPRGEGGAR; encoded by the coding sequence ATGAGCACTCCGGCGTTGGACGCGACGCTCGGCCCCGGCGCCCCCGCCGTCGAAAGCGCGGACGCCGCACCGCCGGGAACGGGCCGCACGAGAACGGCGGCCGGCCTGCGCGGGTGGGCGGTCAGGCTGGCCTCCCTGGCGGCCGTCGTCGCGGTGTGGCAGTGGCTGACGGCCACGGACGCCCGGGTCGGGCTGCGGTTCGACCGGCTGCCCTCGCCCACCGAGGTCGCGGCGGAGTTCGGCCGGCAGCTCGGCACCGGGATCTACTACCTCGACCTGGCCCAGAGCCTGATCCGCATCCTCACCGGGTTCGCGCTGGCGGCCGTCGTGGGCATCGCCCTGGGCGTGCTGGTCGCGCGGTCCCGGTGGGCCGGCGACCTGCTGCTGCCGCCGATCGAGGTCGTCCGGCCGATCCCGGCGATCGCGCTCGTCCCGATCGCGATCCTGGTGTTCCCGACCGACGAGCAGGGCATCGTGTTCATCACGTTCGCCGCCGCGTTCTTCCCGATCATGGTGAGCACGCGGCACGCCGTACGGGCACTGCCGACGCTGTGGGAGGACGCGGTCCGCACGATGGGCGGCGGGCGCGTGCACGTGCTGTGGAACGTCGTGCTCCCGGGCACGCTGCCGGGCGTCTTCGGCGGGCTGTCCGTCGGCATGGGCGTCGCCTGGATCTGCGTGATCTCCGCCGAGATGATCTCCGGGGAGTTCGGCGTCGGCTACCGCACCTGGCACGCCTACACGGTGGTCGACTATCCGGCGGTGCTCGTCGGCATGGCCTCGATCGGCGTGCTCGGCTGGGTCGCCTCCGCCTCGATCGAACTGCTCGGCCGGCGCCTCACCCGCTGGCTGCCGCGCGGGGAAGGGGGTGCCCGATGA
- a CDS encoding YeiH family protein produces MSSEAAVPTTTRATGWQWPALGVLTVLVLAAGTRALDKGVPQWFAGSDLAKAIEFPVYAIALGLLGNVVLTVTGLRDRLAGGFRTEFFIKTGLVLLGASINLKVIVTAAGPAIVQAIVLISAVFLFTWWLGGRFGLDDRLRALLSTAVSICGVSAAIAAAGAVQAKREQLAYSASLVVVFALPSIFILPALASALGLSPEVAGAWIGGNIDTTAAVTAAGTIVGDNALAVATIVKVTQNALIGIVVVLLTAWFAFRIERRPGAERPALGELWRRFPKFVIGFVASSVVATWYLTTVGAAEGKAVIGVANDLRTWFLILAFVSIGLEFRVASLKEAGWRPVAVFAAATVANVVLALGLASVLFSGFTVA; encoded by the coding sequence ATGAGCAGCGAAGCGGCCGTCCCCACCACGACGAGGGCCACGGGCTGGCAGTGGCCCGCCCTGGGCGTCCTCACCGTCCTCGTCCTCGCCGCCGGCACCAGAGCTCTGGACAAGGGCGTGCCCCAGTGGTTCGCGGGCTCCGACCTGGCCAAGGCCATCGAATTCCCCGTCTACGCGATCGCCCTCGGCCTGCTGGGCAACGTGGTGCTCACCGTGACCGGGCTGCGCGACCGCCTGGCCGGCGGCTTCCGCACCGAGTTCTTCATCAAGACCGGCCTCGTGCTGCTCGGGGCGTCGATCAACCTGAAGGTGATCGTCACGGCGGCCGGGCCGGCGATCGTCCAGGCCATCGTGCTGATCAGCGCGGTGTTCCTGTTCACCTGGTGGCTCGGCGGACGCTTCGGGCTCGACGACAGGCTGCGGGCGCTGCTGTCCACCGCGGTGTCCATCTGCGGCGTCAGCGCCGCGATCGCCGCCGCGGGAGCCGTGCAGGCCAAGCGTGAGCAGCTCGCCTACAGCGCGAGCCTGGTGGTCGTGTTCGCCCTGCCGTCCATCTTCATCCTCCCCGCGCTCGCCTCGGCCCTGGGCCTGAGCCCGGAGGTCGCCGGCGCGTGGATCGGCGGCAACATCGACACGACGGCGGCGGTCACCGCCGCGGGCACCATCGTGGGCGACAACGCGCTTGCCGTCGCGACCATCGTCAAGGTCACCCAGAACGCCCTGATCGGCATCGTGGTCGTCTTGCTGACCGCCTGGTTCGCGTTCCGGATCGAGCGCCGCCCCGGCGCCGAGCGCCCGGCCCTGGGAGAGCTGTGGCGGCGGTTCCCGAAGTTCGTGATCGGCTTCGTGGCGTCCTCCGTGGTGGCCACGTGGTATCTCACCACGGTCGGCGCGGCCGAGGGCAAGGCCGTCATCGGCGTCGCCAACGACCTGCGCACCTGGTTCCTCATCCTCGCCTTCGTGAGCATCGGCCTGGAGTTCCGGGTGGCCTCGCTCAAGGAGGCGGGCTGGCGGCCGGTCGCCGTCTTCGCCGCCGCCACCGTGGCCAACGTGGTGCTGGCCCTGGGCCTCGCCTCGGTGCTGTTCAGCGGCTTCACGGTCGCCTGA
- a CDS encoding ABC transporter substrate-binding protein: protein MRKIFAAVALLAAAGCSVSAGADDGRQTVVVGYQSKTINTVTAGTLLRDLGYLEKRLGDKYRVEWQDYDTGAPITAKMVAGKIDIGSMGDYPLLINASRTQGVDGARTELVSVTGYNLRGGLNAVVVPPSSGVETLADLKGKKVSASSGSAGHGTLVQALEQAGLDPATDVEVVNQQPPVGASALQSGNVQGYAQFVAWPGLLVFQDQARLVYDGSALGVPTFHGVVVRQAYAKEHPDVLQAFLQAQIDATNYLHEHPVEAAEAVAKATGLPPEVVYLYNGRDGIASFDVTVKPQLLSALQHDEKYLKIIGTDFTDVDVTKFANDSYIRKAYGASYDADTASTANPAKITGTDEACGTAVSDPAKAGELWLAGEDRLHPAATPTCLLRQIAAAVSAGKTVRAAYVPDAATGTHWFADKSVWVRDPSAGDDERFTPFTTHDGAQAYVKEHPKAEIVGYDEALKAAEGGASR from the coding sequence ATGCGTAAGATCTTCGCCGCCGTGGCGCTGCTGGCCGCGGCCGGGTGCTCCGTGTCCGCCGGCGCCGACGACGGCCGGCAGACGGTGGTCGTCGGATATCAGTCGAAGACCATCAACACGGTGACGGCAGGAACGCTGCTGCGCGACCTCGGCTACCTCGAAAAGCGCCTCGGCGACAAATATCGCGTCGAGTGGCAGGACTACGACACCGGCGCCCCGATCACCGCCAAGATGGTGGCCGGGAAGATCGACATCGGGTCGATGGGCGACTACCCGCTCCTCATCAACGCCTCGCGCACCCAGGGCGTGGACGGCGCGCGCACCGAGCTCGTCTCGGTGACCGGCTACAACCTGCGGGGCGGGCTGAACGCGGTCGTCGTGCCCCCCTCGTCCGGCGTGGAGACGCTGGCCGACCTCAAGGGGAAGAAGGTCTCGGCCAGCTCCGGGTCGGCCGGGCACGGCACGCTCGTCCAGGCGCTGGAGCAGGCCGGGCTCGACCCCGCGACGGACGTCGAGGTCGTCAACCAGCAGCCGCCGGTCGGCGCGTCCGCGCTGCAGTCGGGCAACGTGCAGGGATACGCCCAGTTCGTGGCCTGGCCGGGCCTGCTCGTCTTCCAGGACCAGGCCCGGCTCGTCTACGACGGCTCGGCGCTCGGCGTGCCGACGTTCCACGGCGTCGTCGTACGGCAGGCCTACGCGAAGGAGCACCCCGACGTGCTCCAGGCCTTCCTCCAGGCCCAGATCGACGCGACGAACTACCTCCACGAGCACCCGGTGGAGGCGGCCGAGGCGGTCGCCAAGGCCACCGGGCTGCCGCCCGAGGTGGTCTATCTCTACAACGGCCGCGACGGCATCGCGTCGTTCGACGTGACCGTGAAGCCGCAGCTGCTTTCCGCCCTGCAGCACGACGAGAAGTACCTGAAGATCATCGGTACCGACTTCACCGACGTCGACGTGACGAAGTTCGCCAACGACTCCTACATCAGGAAGGCGTACGGCGCGTCCTACGACGCCGACACGGCGAGCACCGCCAACCCGGCGAAGATCACCGGGACCGACGAGGCCTGCGGGACCGCCGTGAGCGACCCGGCGAAGGCGGGCGAGCTCTGGCTCGCCGGGGAGGACCGGCTCCACCCCGCGGCCACCCCCACCTGCCTGCTGCGCCAGATCGCCGCCGCCGTCTCCGCGGGCAAGACCGTGCGGGCCGCGTACGTGCCCGACGCGGCCACCGGAACGCACTGGTTCGCGGACAAGTCGGTCTGGGTGCGCGACCCCTCGGCGGGCGACGACGAGCGGTTCACGCCGTTCACCACCCACGACGGCGCGCAGGCGTACGTGAAGGAGCACCCCAAGGCCGAGATCGTCGGCTACGACGAGGCGCTGAAGGCGGCAGAGGGAGGCGCGTCGCGATGA
- a CDS encoding fumarate reductase/succinate dehydrogenase flavoprotein subunit produces the protein MDIPAPADRTHLECQVLVVGGGTAGTMAAITAAERGADVILLEKAHVRHSGALAMGMDGVNNAVIPGKATPEDYVAEITRANDGVVNQRTIYQTATRGYDMVRRLERYGVKFEKNEHGDYAVRRVHRSGSYVLPMPEGKDVKKVLYRVLRRRDIREKVRIENRVMPVRVLTSEGRAVGVAGFDTRSGGFVTVAAGAVILATGACGRLGLPASGYLYGTYENPTNAGDGYAMAYHAGAELSGIECFQINPLIKDYNGPACAYVANPFGGYQVNAEGERFVDCDYWSGQMMAEVAREIASARGPIYLKTSHLPDETLTALENILHTTERPTRGTFHAGRGHDYRTHDVEMHISEIGLCGGHSASGVWVDENGATTVPGLYAAGDLACVPHNYMIGAFVFGDLAGAHAAEHHRTPDGLPEDQIADAHELIYRPLRNPDGPPQQQVEYKLRRFVNDYVAPPKTARKLDIALETFERMRDEIASMGARTPHELMRCAEVTFIRDCAEMAARSSLLRTESRWGLYHDRADLPERDDDEWLYHLNLRKNAAGAMEFVKRPVEPYLVPVEGFTPRPAEPVLLGAYGTAGPARRRAGGRLAVEAIGRSPRILELLRLTDGEPALDQITPYLADADPKVRRAAVATLTETAPRGVETALTRALADPHGTVRRAAATGLRELVEVLPATGEFGASLRALSGDTQAGQDGAADPVVRAAVLDVLRALRLGDAALFEAALADADTRVRIEAVRGLVALDDAERVALAAGDRDREVRVWAARGLGVVGLPAGVPAVARLAADPDPLVRAAALEAFAGLGQALREEPGLAEAAVRALADPAWQVRVGAARGLAAADPERAGGPLVAALADPHLDVRKAAVLSLSGWAARPEVAAALHTALGDSDADVRAYARRALDAARAEAAGVPAGV, from the coding sequence GTGGACATCCCTGCCCCGGCCGACCGTACGCATCTGGAATGCCAGGTCCTGGTGGTCGGCGGCGGCACCGCCGGGACCATGGCCGCGATCACCGCCGCCGAGCGCGGCGCCGACGTCATCCTGCTGGAGAAGGCGCACGTGCGGCACAGCGGCGCGCTGGCGATGGGCATGGACGGCGTGAACAACGCGGTCATCCCCGGCAAGGCCACCCCCGAGGACTACGTCGCCGAGATCACCAGGGCCAACGACGGCGTGGTCAACCAGCGCACCATCTATCAGACGGCCACGCGCGGCTACGACATGGTCCGCCGGCTGGAGCGCTACGGCGTGAAGTTCGAGAAGAACGAGCACGGCGACTACGCGGTGCGCCGGGTCCACCGCTCGGGCAGCTACGTCCTGCCCATGCCGGAGGGCAAGGACGTCAAGAAGGTGCTCTACCGCGTGCTGCGCCGCCGCGACATCCGCGAGAAGGTGCGCATCGAGAACCGCGTGATGCCGGTCCGGGTGCTGACAAGCGAGGGCAGGGCCGTCGGCGTCGCCGGGTTCGACACCCGCTCGGGCGGGTTCGTCACGGTCGCCGCCGGGGCGGTGATCCTCGCCACCGGCGCCTGCGGGCGGCTCGGCCTGCCCGCCAGCGGCTACCTCTACGGCACCTACGAGAACCCGACCAACGCCGGGGACGGCTACGCGATGGCCTACCACGCGGGCGCCGAGCTGTCCGGCATCGAGTGTTTCCAGATCAACCCGCTGATCAAGGACTACAACGGCCCGGCCTGCGCGTACGTCGCCAACCCGTTCGGCGGCTACCAGGTGAACGCCGAGGGGGAGCGGTTCGTCGACTGCGACTACTGGTCGGGCCAGATGATGGCCGAGGTGGCCAGGGAGATCGCCTCGGCCCGCGGCCCGATCTACCTCAAGACCAGCCATCTGCCCGACGAGACGCTCACCGCGCTGGAGAACATCCTCCACACGACCGAGCGCCCCACCCGGGGCACCTTCCACGCGGGACGCGGGCACGACTACCGCACCCACGACGTCGAGATGCACATCTCCGAGATCGGCCTGTGCGGCGGCCACTCCGCCTCGGGCGTGTGGGTGGACGAGAACGGCGCCACCACGGTGCCCGGCCTGTACGCCGCGGGCGACCTGGCCTGCGTGCCGCACAACTACATGATCGGGGCGTTCGTGTTCGGCGACCTCGCCGGCGCCCACGCCGCCGAGCACCACCGCACGCCGGACGGCCTGCCGGAGGACCAGATCGCCGACGCGCACGAGCTGATCTACCGGCCGCTCCGCAACCCCGACGGCCCGCCGCAGCAGCAGGTCGAATACAAGCTGCGCCGGTTCGTCAACGACTACGTCGCCCCGCCGAAGACCGCGCGGAAGCTCGACATCGCGCTGGAGACGTTCGAGCGGATGCGCGACGAGATCGCGTCCATGGGCGCGAGGACCCCGCACGAGCTGATGCGCTGCGCCGAGGTGACGTTCATCAGGGACTGCGCCGAGATGGCCGCCAGGTCGTCGCTGCTGCGCACCGAGAGCAGGTGGGGCCTCTATCACGACCGCGCCGACCTGCCGGAGCGGGACGACGACGAGTGGCTCTACCACCTCAACCTGCGCAAGAACGCCGCCGGGGCGATGGAGTTCGTCAAGCGCCCGGTCGAGCCCTACCTCGTGCCCGTCGAGGGCTTCACGCCCCGCCCGGCCGAGCCCGTCCTGCTCGGCGCGTACGGCACGGCGGGCCCCGCGCGGCGCAGGGCGGGCGGCCGGCTCGCGGTGGAGGCGATCGGGCGTTCGCCCCGCATCCTCGAACTGCTGCGCCTGACCGACGGCGAGCCTGCGCTCGACCAGATCACCCCTTATCTGGCGGACGCCGATCCCAAGGTCCGCAGGGCGGCCGTCGCGACGCTGACCGAGACCGCGCCGCGTGGCGTGGAGACCGCGCTCACCCGGGCCCTCGCCGACCCGCACGGCACCGTGCGGCGCGCCGCCGCCACCGGCCTGCGCGAGCTCGTCGAGGTGCTGCCCGCGACCGGCGAGTTCGGCGCGTCGCTCCGCGCGCTCTCCGGTGACACCCAAGCGGGCCAGGACGGAGCGGCGGACCCGGTCGTCCGGGCGGCGGTGCTCGACGTCCTGCGGGCGCTGCGCCTCGGTGACGCCGCGTTGTTCGAGGCGGCGCTCGCCGACGCCGACACGCGGGTGCGGATCGAGGCGGTCAGGGGGCTGGTCGCGCTCGACGACGCGGAGCGGGTGGCGCTCGCCGCCGGCGACCGTGACCGGGAGGTACGCGTCTGGGCGGCCAGGGGGCTGGGCGTGGTCGGCCTGCCGGCCGGCGTCCCCGCCGTGGCGCGGCTCGCCGCCGACCCGGACCCGCTCGTCCGGGCGGCGGCCCTGGAGGCGTTCGCCGGGCTCGGCCAGGCTCTTCGCGAGGAGCCGGGCCTCGCGGAGGCGGCCGTACGGGCCCTGGCGGATCCGGCCTGGCAGGTGCGGGTCGGGGCGGCGCGGGGACTGGCCGCCGCCGATCCGGAGCGGGCAGGGGGACCGCTGGTGGCGGCGCTGGCCGACCCGCACCTCGACGTGCGCAAGGCCGCGGTCCTCTCGCTGTCCGGGTGGGCGGCGCGGCCGGAGGTCGCCGCGGCTCTGCACACCGCTCTCGGCGACTCCGACGCCGACGTCCGGGCGTACGCCCGCAGGGCGCTGGACGCCGCCCGGGCCGAGGCCGCCGGGGTGCCGGCGGGGGTCTGA